Proteins encoded in a region of the Onthophagus taurus isolate NC chromosome 10, IU_Otau_3.0, whole genome shotgun sequence genome:
- the LOC111428454 gene encoding centaurin-gamma-1A isoform X1 has translation MVDLKSDPQPTPKKSKHGLTIAAVKNWLMPEKKSQETTTFRNRVPESFLRSFRRRSLRVKRTKSLVLPDKRKSDSFVNSQEWTLSRSVPDLRLGIVGSLSSGKSALVHRYLTGSYMQEESPEGGRFKKEILVDNQSYLLLIRDEGGPPELQFTAWVDAVIFVFSLENESSFNAIYQYYSKMSHYRNATEIPVILVGTQDGISESNPRVIDDNRARKLANDLKKCPYYETCATYGLNVERVFQDACQKIVQQRLSTPGGISLTPTNSRPSTPNHFYQQGPMTAPRQHHQMSQQNPTNGFCQRESPSSGGNHMSSPSHHNNHTLSHKDSMSLGQLNSSRQVHTLSSSSHHLHRQQSEKETIIFRNNDDVKWNSSSSTLGSHGSNSQLVENNNLAKFAVPHPVDNQLLQIQPQSKEKEKDLPTPSSTPTTSRKNRRRSNIFTAKKGDDKLKNGGDIGSGRAIPLKQGYLYKRSNKPLNKEWKKKYVTLCDDGRLTYHPSLHDYMDDVHGKEISLQYVTVKVPGQKPRGSKSIITVAGSNGITSNNTINDGIGGLSLSSSSSSAGKDHRRNVAGTVTEKVLLTAFDVVKEPGSKHATHGSGDDAMVLSSSNSFLNGDGGGGKSETPNVKKRHRRMKSSGVKNSEYDDSDVYEFYIVSLDNKQWHFEASNSDERDGWVAAIEQQILNSLQLNESSKARKLNNPGEASTIQRIRSGVPGNDVCVDCDAPNPDWASLNLGVLMCIECSGIHRNLGSHISRVRSLDLDDWSPGQLSVMLAIGNNIANSVFESRIQNHTKPTKTSSHEEKERWIRAKYENKEFLPLISSNSSMPLEQQLIDSVCSSNIRQIILVLAQATIEQVNTTVNGGKDLRTALHLACMLGNLAVVQLLIWHNANVKAQDEEGKTCLWYAKAGLSKHGGGGDWKNLVDLLVSYGCPDLGANNSSGTLPRRRGSQTSVI, from the exons atggttgatttaaaaagtgaTCCTCAACCAACCCCCAAAAAATCTAAACATGGATTAACGATAGCTGCAGTAAAAAATTGGCTTATGCCTGAAAAGAAATCTCAAGAAACTACAACATTTCGAAATCGGGTACCCGAAAGCTTTTTAAGATCGTTTCGAAGGAGATCTCTTCGTGTTAAAAGGACTAAAAGTTTAGTGTTACCGGATAAAAGGAAATCTg ATTCTTTTGTAAACAGTCAAGAATGGACGCTTTCGAGATCCGTGCCGGATTTAAGATTGGGAATTGTCGGTTCATTGTCTTCCGGAAAATCTGCTCTAGTCCACAGGTACCTTACCGGATCTTATATGCAAGAGGAATCACCAGAAGGTGGCcggtttaaaaaagaaatcctAGTTGACAATCAGAGTTACCTATTGTTGATCAGGGATGAAGGAGGACCACCAGAACTGcaa TTTACAGCGTGGGTGGACGCGgtgatttttgttttcagCCTTGAAAATGAATCGTCCTTCAACGCAATATACCAGTATTACTCGAAAATGTCCCATTATAGGAACGCAACGGAGATACCTGTGATACTAGTTGGAACCCAAG aCGGTATTAGTGAGAGTAACCCACGAGTAATCGATGATAACCGAGCAAGAAAACTAGCAAACGACCTGAAAAAGTGTCCCTACTACGAAACTTGCGCAACCTACGGATTGAACGTGGAGCGCGTCTTCCAAGACG CTTGCcaaaaaatagttcaacaaaggTTATCAACCCCCGGTGGAATTTCATTAACACCAACAAATTCAAGACCATCAACCCctaatcatttttatcaacaaGGACCAATGACCGCCCCGCGCCAACACCACCAAATGTCCCAACAAAACCCAACGAACGGGTTTTGCCAGCGAGAATCCCCATCTTCAGGAGGAAACCACATGTCTAGTCCTAGTCATCATAATAATCACACACTTTCCCATAAAGACTCGATGAGTTTGGGTCAATTAAACTCATCGCGACAAGTCCATACTTTATCTTCGTCCAGTCATCACCTTCATCGACAACAATCCGAAAAAGAAACGATAATATTTCGAAATAACGACGATGTGAAGTGGAATTCGTCGAGTTCGACTTTAGGTAGTCACGGATCGAATTCGCAATTAGTTGAAAATAACAATTTGGCTAAATTTGCTGTTCCTCATCCTGTTGATAATCAGCTTCTTCAGATTCAGCCCCAAtccaaagaaaaagaaaaagatttgCCGACGCCGAGTTCAACGCCGACGACTTCaagaaaaaatcgaagaaGATCGAATATTTTTACGGCAAAAAAAGgtgatgataaattaaaaaatggcgGGGATATCGGTAGCGGAAGAGCGATACCATTAAAACAAGGTTATTTATACAAACGAAGTAATAAGCCATTAAATAAagaatggaaaaagaaatatgtaACTCTTTGCGATGACGGTCGATTAACCTACCATCCAAGTTTACACGATTACATGGACGACGTTCATGGAAAAGAAATTTCATTGCAATACGTGACTGTTAAAGTTCCCGGACAGAAACCGCGCGGATCAAAATCTATAATTACAGTGGCCGGAAGTAACGGAATAACTAGTAATAACACAATTAATGATGGCATAGGTGGATTATCGTTGTCGTCATCTTCGTCTTCGGCGGGGAAAGATCATCGAAGGAATGTCGCCGGGACGGTTACCGAGAAGGTTTTATTGACCGCGTTTGATGTGGTTAAGGAGCCCGGAAGTAAACACGCCACTCACGGAAGTGGCGATGACGCAATGGTTTTATCGAGTAgcaattcgtttttgaatgGGGACGGTGGTGGTGGTAAAAGTGAAACTCCAAATGTTAAGAAAAGACATCGGAGGATGAAGAGTAGTGGAGTTAAAAATTCTGAATATGATg attcaGACGTATACGAATTTTATATTGTCTCATTAGATAATAAACAATGGCATTTTGAGGCGTCAAATTCAGACGAAAGAGACGGTTGGGTAGCCGCTATTGAACAACAAATACTAAATTCTTTGCAACTAAACGAATCTTCAAAAgctagaaaattaaataatcccGGCGAGGCGTCCACGATACAAAGGATACGATCGGGGGTTCCCGGAAACGATGTTTGCGTCGATTGTGATGCTCCaa atCCAGATTGGGCAAGTTTAAATTTAGGTGTTTTGATGTGTATTGAATGTTCTGGAATTCATCGAAATTTAGGGTCACATATTTCAAGGGTTCGATCGTTAGATCTGGATGATTGGTC tcCTGGGCAATTAAGCGTGATGTTAGCGATAGGCAACAACATCGCAAATTCCGTGTTTGAAAGTCGCATTCAAAACCATACAAAACCCACAAAAACATCTAGTCATGAAGAAAAAGAACGATGGATTCGAGCGAAATACGAAAACAAAGAATTTCTCCCTTTAATCTCATCAAATTCTTCAATGCCATTAGAACAACAATTAATTGATAGCGTTTGTAGCTCAAACATACGCCAAATTATACTTGTTTTAGCTCAAGCAACTATTGAACAAGTTAACACAACCGTTAATGGAGGGAAAGATTTACGAACCGCGCTACATTTAGCGTGTATGTTAGGAAACTTAGCTGTTGTTCAGTTATTAATTTGGCATAATGCGAACGTGAAGGCTCAAGATGAAGAGGGTAAAACGTGTTTATGGTATGCTAAAGCTGGTTTGAGTAAACATGGAGGTGGTGGCGATTGGAAGAATTTAGTTGATTTATTGGTTTCTTATGGTTGTCCGGATTTAGGGGCGAATAATAGTAGTGGAACGTTACCGAGAAGACGTGGAAGTCAAACGAGtgttatttaa
- the LOC111428454 gene encoding centaurin-gamma-1A isoform X2, with protein MMTTRPHLQPFFNNSLAIRQEIQRFESVHPSIYAIYDLIDLLPDAQAAQYIRDHVVCIEDSFVNSQEWTLSRSVPDLRLGIVGSLSSGKSALVHRYLTGSYMQEESPEGGRFKKEILVDNQSYLLLIRDEGGPPELQFTAWVDAVIFVFSLENESSFNAIYQYYSKMSHYRNATEIPVILVGTQDGISESNPRVIDDNRARKLANDLKKCPYYETCATYGLNVERVFQDACQKIVQQRLSTPGGISLTPTNSRPSTPNHFYQQGPMTAPRQHHQMSQQNPTNGFCQRESPSSGGNHMSSPSHHNNHTLSHKDSMSLGQLNSSRQVHTLSSSSHHLHRQQSEKETIIFRNNDDVKWNSSSSTLGSHGSNSQLVENNNLAKFAVPHPVDNQLLQIQPQSKEKEKDLPTPSSTPTTSRKNRRRSNIFTAKKGDDKLKNGGDIGSGRAIPLKQGYLYKRSNKPLNKEWKKKYVTLCDDGRLTYHPSLHDYMDDVHGKEISLQYVTVKVPGQKPRGSKSIITVAGSNGITSNNTINDGIGGLSLSSSSSSAGKDHRRNVAGTVTEKVLLTAFDVVKEPGSKHATHGSGDDAMVLSSSNSFLNGDGGGGKSETPNVKKRHRRMKSSGVKNSEYDDSDVYEFYIVSLDNKQWHFEASNSDERDGWVAAIEQQILNSLQLNESSKARKLNNPGEASTIQRIRSGVPGNDVCVDCDAPNPDWASLNLGVLMCIECSGIHRNLGSHISRVRSLDLDDWSPGQLSVMLAIGNNIANSVFESRIQNHTKPTKTSSHEEKERWIRAKYENKEFLPLISSNSSMPLEQQLIDSVCSSNIRQIILVLAQATIEQVNTTVNGGKDLRTALHLACMLGNLAVVQLLIWHNANVKAQDEEGKTCLWYAKAGLSKHGGGGDWKNLVDLLVSYGCPDLGANNSSGTLPRRRGSQTSVI; from the exons ATTCTTTTGTAAACAGTCAAGAATGGACGCTTTCGAGATCCGTGCCGGATTTAAGATTGGGAATTGTCGGTTCATTGTCTTCCGGAAAATCTGCTCTAGTCCACAGGTACCTTACCGGATCTTATATGCAAGAGGAATCACCAGAAGGTGGCcggtttaaaaaagaaatcctAGTTGACAATCAGAGTTACCTATTGTTGATCAGGGATGAAGGAGGACCACCAGAACTGcaa TTTACAGCGTGGGTGGACGCGgtgatttttgttttcagCCTTGAAAATGAATCGTCCTTCAACGCAATATACCAGTATTACTCGAAAATGTCCCATTATAGGAACGCAACGGAGATACCTGTGATACTAGTTGGAACCCAAG aCGGTATTAGTGAGAGTAACCCACGAGTAATCGATGATAACCGAGCAAGAAAACTAGCAAACGACCTGAAAAAGTGTCCCTACTACGAAACTTGCGCAACCTACGGATTGAACGTGGAGCGCGTCTTCCAAGACG CTTGCcaaaaaatagttcaacaaaggTTATCAACCCCCGGTGGAATTTCATTAACACCAACAAATTCAAGACCATCAACCCctaatcatttttatcaacaaGGACCAATGACCGCCCCGCGCCAACACCACCAAATGTCCCAACAAAACCCAACGAACGGGTTTTGCCAGCGAGAATCCCCATCTTCAGGAGGAAACCACATGTCTAGTCCTAGTCATCATAATAATCACACACTTTCCCATAAAGACTCGATGAGTTTGGGTCAATTAAACTCATCGCGACAAGTCCATACTTTATCTTCGTCCAGTCATCACCTTCATCGACAACAATCCGAAAAAGAAACGATAATATTTCGAAATAACGACGATGTGAAGTGGAATTCGTCGAGTTCGACTTTAGGTAGTCACGGATCGAATTCGCAATTAGTTGAAAATAACAATTTGGCTAAATTTGCTGTTCCTCATCCTGTTGATAATCAGCTTCTTCAGATTCAGCCCCAAtccaaagaaaaagaaaaagatttgCCGACGCCGAGTTCAACGCCGACGACTTCaagaaaaaatcgaagaaGATCGAATATTTTTACGGCAAAAAAAGgtgatgataaattaaaaaatggcgGGGATATCGGTAGCGGAAGAGCGATACCATTAAAACAAGGTTATTTATACAAACGAAGTAATAAGCCATTAAATAAagaatggaaaaagaaatatgtaACTCTTTGCGATGACGGTCGATTAACCTACCATCCAAGTTTACACGATTACATGGACGACGTTCATGGAAAAGAAATTTCATTGCAATACGTGACTGTTAAAGTTCCCGGACAGAAACCGCGCGGATCAAAATCTATAATTACAGTGGCCGGAAGTAACGGAATAACTAGTAATAACACAATTAATGATGGCATAGGTGGATTATCGTTGTCGTCATCTTCGTCTTCGGCGGGGAAAGATCATCGAAGGAATGTCGCCGGGACGGTTACCGAGAAGGTTTTATTGACCGCGTTTGATGTGGTTAAGGAGCCCGGAAGTAAACACGCCACTCACGGAAGTGGCGATGACGCAATGGTTTTATCGAGTAgcaattcgtttttgaatgGGGACGGTGGTGGTGGTAAAAGTGAAACTCCAAATGTTAAGAAAAGACATCGGAGGATGAAGAGTAGTGGAGTTAAAAATTCTGAATATGATg attcaGACGTATACGAATTTTATATTGTCTCATTAGATAATAAACAATGGCATTTTGAGGCGTCAAATTCAGACGAAAGAGACGGTTGGGTAGCCGCTATTGAACAACAAATACTAAATTCTTTGCAACTAAACGAATCTTCAAAAgctagaaaattaaataatcccGGCGAGGCGTCCACGATACAAAGGATACGATCGGGGGTTCCCGGAAACGATGTTTGCGTCGATTGTGATGCTCCaa atCCAGATTGGGCAAGTTTAAATTTAGGTGTTTTGATGTGTATTGAATGTTCTGGAATTCATCGAAATTTAGGGTCACATATTTCAAGGGTTCGATCGTTAGATCTGGATGATTGGTC tcCTGGGCAATTAAGCGTGATGTTAGCGATAGGCAACAACATCGCAAATTCCGTGTTTGAAAGTCGCATTCAAAACCATACAAAACCCACAAAAACATCTAGTCATGAAGAAAAAGAACGATGGATTCGAGCGAAATACGAAAACAAAGAATTTCTCCCTTTAATCTCATCAAATTCTTCAATGCCATTAGAACAACAATTAATTGATAGCGTTTGTAGCTCAAACATACGCCAAATTATACTTGTTTTAGCTCAAGCAACTATTGAACAAGTTAACACAACCGTTAATGGAGGGAAAGATTTACGAACCGCGCTACATTTAGCGTGTATGTTAGGAAACTTAGCTGTTGTTCAGTTATTAATTTGGCATAATGCGAACGTGAAGGCTCAAGATGAAGAGGGTAAAACGTGTTTATGGTATGCTAAAGCTGGTTTGAGTAAACATGGAGGTGGTGGCGATTGGAAGAATTTAGTTGATTTATTGGTTTCTTATGGTTGTCCGGATTTAGGGGCGAATAATAGTAGTGGAACGTTACCGAGAAGACGTGGAAGTCAAACGAGtgttatttaa